DNA from Micromonospora nigra:
CGTCGCGATCGCCGTCGTCGCCGCCACCGCCGCGCTGTGGCTGGCGGTGACCGTCCGGCGAGGGCTGGCGATCTTCGCCTCCGCCCTGGTGATGGGCGTCGCGGTCAACGGCATGCACTTCACCGGCATGAGCGCCCTGTCGGTGCACCTGCACGAGCGGCGGGGTGAGGTCACGGGCGCCGGGGTCAGCACCCTGCTCGTCCCGATCGTGCTGCTCGTCATCTTCGGCGTGGTGGGGCTCGTCTACGCGCTGCTCGCCGTGCCCACCGACGACGACCGGGCGGGTGCGGCGTACCTGGCGGCCCGGCGTGGTCCGGAGCCGGCGGCGGACGGACCGGCGCTCGTCGCCGCGCCGGATCCGGTCGGCCTGCGCGCCCGCGCCACGCTCGCTCAGCCCGGCGCCCCCTTCCCGTCCCGTCGGGACCACCCGCCCCGCTGAGCGTGCTGCCCTGCCCAGCCGCGTTGCTTCGCTGAGTCGTGCCGCCCGGCAGCGCCGGGGCCGACCCCCGCGCGGGGCGCGGCCCCGGCCAGCCGGGCTCCCGGCGCGCCGGCTCAGCGGTTGGCGAGGGCGTCGACCAGGCGGCGGGTCGAGCCGGCGAGGTTCCACCGCCCGGCCAGTTCGAGCAGGCGGTCGGGCTCGGCCGGCGCGGCGGGCAGCTCGGTGACCAGGTCGGGCAGTGGCACGTCGAGGGCGACCCGGACGACCTTCGGGGCCACCGCCAGGTAGTCGCGCGCCGCGGTGAGCTTGGCACGCAGGCCCGGGGCGAAGCCGGCGGACGGGTCGTCCAGGGCGGCGAGGATGCCGGCGATGTCGCCGTAGCGCTCCACGAGCCGGGCGGCGGTCTTCTCGCCGACGCCCGGCACCCCGGGCAGTCCGTCGCTGGGGTCGCCGCGCAGGGCCGCGAAGTCGGCGTAACGGTCGGCGGGCACCCCGTAGCGGGACCGGACGGCCGCGTCGTCGCAGTCGTCGAGCTTGGCGACTCCCCGCCCCACGTAGAGCAGACGCACCCCCCGCGTGTCGTCGACGAGCTGGAACAGGTCGCGGTCGCCGGAGACGACCTCGACGGGGCCGGGCTGGGTGACCGACAGGGTGCCGAGCACGTCGTCGGCCTCGTAGCCGGCCGCGCCGACGACGGTGACGCCCACCGCGGCGAGGACGTCGAGGATCATCGGCACCTGGGGGCTGAGCGTGTCGGGCACCACCTCGCCGCCCTCCGGGGCCACCCGGTGTGCCTTGTACGACGGCAGCAGGGCCACCCGCCAGTCGGGTCGCCAGTCGTGGTCCATCGCGCACACCATCCGGCCGGGCCTGCGGGTGCGGATGAGCTGGGCGAGCATGTCGAGGTAGCCGCGCACGGCGTTGACGGGCTGACCGTCGTCGGTCTTCGCCGCGGACTCGGGGATGCCGAAGTAGGCCCGGAAGTAGAGGCTGGGCGCGTCGACGAGCATGATCGGGGTCTGCTGTGCCACGCCCGACAGCCTGGCACATCCTTCCGACATCGCGGGGACGGCGCGGCGGCGTCAGCGCCCTGGCGCGGTACCCGGACCGGCCGGGCGTCGGTCGTGGCGGGCGGACGGACACGCGGGCCACGGAACGAGAACAGGAAGGCGGCCATGACCATGTCGACGCGGCTGACACTGACCACGGTCAACCTCGACACGCCCGATCCGGCGGCGCTGGCCCGCTTCTACGGCCGGCTGCTCGGATGGACTATCGAGGTGGAGGAACCGGACGACGTGATCCTGCGGTCCACCGACGGCTCGGTGGGCCTGTCGTTCCAGCGGGAACCCGCGTACGTGCGGCCGACCTGGCCGGCCGAGCCGGGCCGCCAGCAGATGATGGCGCACCTGGAGATCGGGGTCGAGGACCTGCCCGCCGCGTTGGAGCATGCGCTGGCCTGCGGCGCGACACTGGCGGCGTACCAGCCGCAGGAGGACGTGCGGGTCTGTCTCGATCCGGACGGTCACCCGTTCTGCCTGTGGTTGAGGTGACCGGCCCGGCCGGCCCGGGCCGGCGGACGGCCGGCGCTCCACGTGCGCCGGACCTGACCCCTTCCCGTGTCCCGAACGAGCGTTAAGCTGAGCGGGTGGGAGACGAGGAGTTGTACCCGCCCGCCCGGCTGGCCGCCGCGCAGCGCGCCACCGCCGCCGCCGGCCTGGACGCGCTGCTGCTCAGCCCCGGCGCCGACCTGCGCTACCTGACCGGCTACGACGCCCATGCCGGGGAGCGGCTGACGCTGCTGGTGCTGCCGGCGCACGGCGAGCCGACGCTGGTCGTGCCGGCGTTGGAACGCCCCGCCGCGGAGGCGTCCCCCGCCCCGGCCACCGGGGTGCGGATCGTCGACCACGCCGACGGCACCGACCCGTACCCCCTGGTGACGGCGGCCCTCGGCGGGCCGGCCGGCGCGGTGGGCCTGGCCGACCGGATGTGGGCCGAGCAGGTCCTCGCGCTGCGCGCGGCACTGCCCGGCACCTCGCAGCGGCTCGCCTCCGAGGTGGTGCGTGAGCTGCGGATCCGCAAGTCGCCGGCGGAGGTCGCCGCTCTCGCGGAGGCTGGCGCGGCGATCGACGCCGTGCACGCCCGGATGGGGCGGTGGCTGCGCCCCGGCCGCACGGAGGCCGAGGTGGCCACGGACATCGCGGCGGCCATCCGGGCCACCGGGCACGTCACCGTCGACTTCGTCATCGTCGCCGCCGGGCCCAACGGCGCGAGCCCGCACCACGGCACCTCCGACCGGCCGATCGGGCCGGGGGAGCCCGTGGTGGTGGACATCGGCGGCACGATGCCCTCGGGGTACCGCTCCGACTGCACCCGCACCTACGTCGCCGGCGGCCCCGCCCCGGCGGAGTTCGACGACCTGTACGCGGTGCTGCACGCCGCGCAGCGCGCCGCCGTCGCGGCGGTCCGCCCCGGGGTGACCGCCGAGGCCGTCGACGCCGCCGCCCGGGACGTCATCGCCGCCGCTGGCCACGGTGACGCCTTCCTGCACCGTACGGGCCACGGCATCGGCCTCGACGGCCACGAGGAGCCGTACCTGGTGGCGGGCAACGCCCGGCCGCTGGAGCCGGGGATGGCGTTCTCCGTCGAACCGGGGATCTACCTGGCGGGCCGGTACGGCGCCCGCATCGAGGACATCGTCGTCTGCACGGCGGACGGCGGGCAACGGCTCAACACCACCCCCACGGAGCTCATCGCGCTATGACTGTCGACCGGATCCTGCCCACCGACGAGGCCCACGACCTGCTGGAGCTGGCCACCGAACTCGCCGACCGGGAACTCGCCCCGAAGGCCGCCGACTTCGAGGAGCGCGCCGAGTTCCCCCGCGACGTGCTGCGCACCCTGGGCCGGGCGGGCCTGCTGGGGCTGCCGTACCCCGAGGAGCACGGCGGGGCGAACCAGCCGTACGAGGTGTACCTGCAGGTGCTGGAGATCCTGGCCGGCCGGTGGCTGGCGGTCGCCGAGGCGGTCAGCGTGCACACGCTGTCCTGCTACCCGGTGGCCCAGTTCGGCACGGACGAGCAGCGCAAGCTGCTGCCGGACATGGTCGGCGGGGAGTTGCTGGGCGCGTACTGCCTGTCGGAGCCGCAGGGTGGTTCGGACGCCGCCGCCCTGACCACCAGGGCGGTGCGCGACGGCGACGACTACGTGCTCTCCGGCACGAAGGCGTGGATCACCCACGCCCGGGTGGCGGACTTCTACAACGTCTTCTGCCGTACGGGTGGACCCGGTCCGAAGGGCATCTCCTGCCTGCTGGCCGACCGGGGCACGCCGGGCATCGCGCCGCAGGCCGCCGAGCGGACGATGGGCCTGCGGTCGTCGCCGGTGGCCCAGGTCGCCTTCGACGACGCCCGGGTGCCGGCCGACCGGTTGATCGGCGGCGAGGGGATGGGCTTCACCATCGCCATGTCGGCGTTGGACTCCGGTCGGTTGGGCATCGCCGCCTGCGCGGTGGGCCTGGCCCAGGCGGCGTTGGACTACGCGGTTGGGTACGCCGGGCAGCGCCAGCAGTTCGGTCGGGCGATCATCGACTTCCAGGGGCTCGGTTTCACCCTCGCCGACCACGCCACACAGATCAGTGCGGCGCGGGCGTTGCTGCTCTCGGCGGCGCGACTGCGCGACGCCGGGCGCCCGTACTCGATCGAGGCGGCGAAGGCGAAGCTGTTCGCCACCGACGTGGCGATGCGGGTGACCACCGACGCGGTGCAGGTGCTCGGCGGGGCGGGCTACGTGACCGACCATCCGGTGGAGCGCTACATGCGCGAGGCGAAGGTGTTGCAGATCGTGGAGGGCACCAACCAGATCCAGCGGTTGGTGATCTCCCGCGGCCTGGCCGGACGGTAGCGGGCGGGGACGACGGTGCGGCGGATGGCTGGGGCGGCCGGTCGGGCCGACGCGGGCGCGAGCGTCGTCGCACCGGGGCGGCTTTCCCGGTAGGTTGCACGCCGTGGAGGAGATCGACCGCGCCATCGTCGCCGCGCTGACCGCTGACGGCCGGCTGTCGTACACCGACCTGGCGGAGCGGGTGGGCCTGTCGGTGTCCGCCGTGCACCAGCGGGTGCGGCGGCTGGAGCAGCGCGGGGTCATCAAGGGGTACGCGGCGCGGGTGTCCTTCGAGGCGATGGAGTTGCCCCTGACGGCGTTCGTGGCGATCCGCCCGTTCGACCCGTCGCAGCCGGACGACGCGCCGGAGCGGCTGGCCCACCTGCCGGAGATCGACTCCTGCTACTCGGTGGCGGGGGAGGACTTCTACCTGCTGCTGGTGCGGGTGGCGAGCCCGGCCGACCTGGAGCGGGTGCTCCAGGCGATCCGGACGGCGGCGAACGTGACGACCCGGACGACGGTGGTGTTGTCCACCGCGTACGAGGGGCGGCCGCCGAAGATCAGTGCCGGGCCGCCGACCCGGGGGCGGGGCCGGGCGGTGGGGGAGGGGACTGGTTCCACCGCAGGATGACCCGTCGTCCGTGTTCGTGGCCGAGCACGGACAGGGTGGCGGTGTCGAGCCGCAGCAGTCCACCGGCGGACGGGGGCAGGCCGATCCAGCGGGCGCCGAGCACCCGCAGGGCGTGGGCGTGGCCGACGAGGGCCACGGTACCGCGGTCGAGCAGCGGGTGCACCCGGGCGAGGACCCGGTCGAGTCGTTCGCCGATCTCGCTGGGGGATTCCCCGCCGGGGCAGCCGTCGGACCAGATGGTCCAGCCGGGGTGGGCGTCGCGGATGTCGGCGGTGGTGCGGCCCTCGTACTCGCCGTAGTTCCACTCGGCGAGGTCGGCGTCGGTGTCGGTGACGGGCAGTCCGGCGAGCTGGGCGGTGCGCAGGGCCCGGGTGCGGGGGCTGGTGAGCACGGCGGCGAAGTGGCGGCCGGCGAGGTGGTCGCCGAGGGCGCGGGCCTGGCGTTCGCCGTCGGGGGTGAGCGCCAGGTCGGTGTACGAGGTGTGCCGGTGGCTGGCGCTCCAGGTCGTCTCGCCGTGGCGGACCAGCAGGATCTCGCTCATGCCCCCAGTCAACCAGGGTGGCGGGGTGGTCGCGCCTGTCCGTCCCGGATCGGTCGGGACTACTACCTAGAATCCTAGGACGCCTTACCGGGTGTGACCCCTCCCGCCACCGTTTCGACCGCCGACCCCCGGGAACTCGACAACGACGCGGTGCACCCCGCCGCGCGAACCGCCAAGCCCAGGCAGGGAGGCGACATGAGCTTCACCGACAAGGCGAGAAACAAGGTCGAGGAGCTGACCGGCGCGGCCAGGCGGCGCATCGGCGACATGACCGACAACGAGCGGATGCGATCGCAGGGCAGCACGCAGCAGGGCGAGGCCCGCGCGAAGCAGGTTGGCGAGCACGCGAAGCAGTCCGGCCGGACGATGAAGGACGCCGCCACGAGGTGACGGCGGTGATCAGGTTCGCCCCCGGGTCCGGTGCGGACGCGGGGGCGAACGGTGCCCGGGGGAGGGTCAGTCGTCGTGGTGGGTCTGCCACCATCGCCGGCCGGCCTCGGGCAGGGTGTCGATCGGGTCGTAGTAGGCGTACCGCTTGTTCAGGGCCTCCAGGTCGGCGGACTCGATGGAGGTGCGGTAGTTCTTCGTCCAGTACGAGATGCCGCGCTCGCGGTCGTACTCGGTGAGCATGTGCACCCAGCGCTTGCCGACGAAGGGCACGTCGCAGACGATCCGGGGGGTGGCGTAGCCGGGCAGGTAGCCCATGATGTCGTGCTGGAGCTGCTGGGCGTGCCAGACGGGGACCCGCCAGTGTTCGGCGTTGGGGATCATGTCGCACATGTAGAAGTAGTACGGCAGGATGCCCGCCTCGCCCTGTAGGGCGAAGCACAGGTCGAGCAGGTCGGGAGTGGTGTCGTTGACGCCACGCATCAGTACGCCCTGGTTGCGGACGTCGCGGACGCCGACGTCCAGGGCGGTCTGGGTGGCCCTGGCGACCAGCGGGGTCAGCGACTGGGCGTGGTTGACGTGGGTGTGGATGGCCAGGTTGACACCACGTCGGGCGGCGGTGCGGGCGACCCGCTCCAGGCCCTCGACGACGTCGGGCTGGAGCCAGTGCTGGGGCAGGCCCATGAGGGCCTTGGTGGCGAGTCGGATGTCGCGGACGGTCTCGATGTCGAGCAGCCGCATGAGGTAGGACTCGAGGTTGCGCCAGGGCACGTTGGCGACGTCTCCGCCGGACACGACGACGTCGCGGACGCCGGGGTGGGCCCTGAGGTAGGTGATGTGGGCGTCGTACCGGTCGACGGGCTTGAGGGTGAGCTTCAGCTTGTCGACGGCGGGGGTGGAGTTGCCGACCAGGTCCATGCGGGTGCAGTGGCCGCAGTACTGCGGGCAGGTCGACAGCAGCTCGGCGAGGACCTTGGTGGGGTAGCGGTGGGTGAGGCCCTCGGCGACCCACATGTCGTGTTCGTGGAGGGAGTCTCGGCTGGCGTACGGGTGTGACGGCCAGTCGGTTCGGCGGTCGGAGGCGACGGGGATCATGTAGCGCCGGACGGGGTCGGCGAGGAACGCCTCGGTGGTCATCGGGGCGAACGGGACCATCGTGTTGAGCATCTGTGGTGGCACCAGCATGGACATGGTGGCCAGGGCCGTCTGGTCGGCGTCGAGGTCGGCGTAGAAGGTCTCGTCGACCAGGTCGCCGAGGACGGTGCGCAGCTGCTTGAGGTTCTTGACGCAGTTGACGCGTT
Protein-coding regions in this window:
- a CDS encoding KamA family radical SAM protein: MTQTRPPVETIPAPQPAPAATPPAAGQPYEYRRAPLVEPDWTRFPGWRHVTRDQWESAQWQRVNCVKNLKQLRTVLGDLVDETFYADLDADQTALATMSMLVPPQMLNTMVPFAPMTTEAFLADPVRRYMIPVASDRRTDWPSHPYASRDSLHEHDMWVAEGLTHRYPTKVLAELLSTCPQYCGHCTRMDLVGNSTPAVDKLKLTLKPVDRYDAHITYLRAHPGVRDVVVSGGDVANVPWRNLESYLMRLLDIETVRDIRLATKALMGLPQHWLQPDVVEGLERVARTAARRGVNLAIHTHVNHAQSLTPLVARATQTALDVGVRDVRNQGVLMRGVNDTTPDLLDLCFALQGEAGILPYYFYMCDMIPNAEHWRVPVWHAQQLQHDIMGYLPGYATPRIVCDVPFVGKRWVHMLTEYDRERGISYWTKNYRTSIESADLEALNKRYAYYDPIDTLPEAGRRWWQTHHDD
- a CDS encoding histidine phosphatase family protein, producing the protein MSEILLVRHGETTWSASHRHTSYTDLALTPDGERQARALGDHLAGRHFAAVLTSPRTRALRTAQLAGLPVTDTDADLAEWNYGEYEGRTTADIRDAHPGWTIWSDGCPGGESPSEIGERLDRVLARVHPLLDRGTVALVGHAHALRVLGARWIGLPPSAGGLLRLDTATLSVLGHEHGRRVILRWNQSPPPPPGPAPGSAARH
- a CDS encoding VOC family protein; this translates as MTMSTRLTLTTVNLDTPDPAALARFYGRLLGWTIEVEEPDDVILRSTDGSVGLSFQREPAYVRPTWPAEPGRQQMMAHLEIGVEDLPAALEHALACGATLAAYQPQEDVRVCLDPDGHPFCLWLR
- a CDS encoding 5'-3' exonuclease, translating into MSEGCARLSGVAQQTPIMLVDAPSLYFRAYFGIPESAAKTDDGQPVNAVRGYLDMLAQLIRTRRPGRMVCAMDHDWRPDWRVALLPSYKAHRVAPEGGEVVPDTLSPQVPMILDVLAAVGVTVVGAAGYEADDVLGTLSVTQPGPVEVVSGDRDLFQLVDDTRGVRLLYVGRGVAKLDDCDDAAVRSRYGVPADRYADFAALRGDPSDGLPGVPGVGEKTAARLVERYGDIAGILAALDDPSAGFAPGLRAKLTAARDYLAVAPKVVRVALDVPLPDLVTELPAAPAEPDRLLELAGRWNLAGSTRRLVDALANR
- a CDS encoding Lrp/AsnC family transcriptional regulator, with protein sequence MEEIDRAIVAALTADGRLSYTDLAERVGLSVSAVHQRVRRLEQRGVIKGYAARVSFEAMELPLTAFVAIRPFDPSQPDDAPERLAHLPEIDSCYSVAGEDFYLLLVRVASPADLERVLQAIRTAANVTTRTTVVLSTAYEGRPPKISAGPPTRGRGRAVGEGTGSTAG
- a CDS encoding acyl-CoA dehydrogenase family protein, with amino-acid sequence MTVDRILPTDEAHDLLELATELADRELAPKAADFEERAEFPRDVLRTLGRAGLLGLPYPEEHGGANQPYEVYLQVLEILAGRWLAVAEAVSVHTLSCYPVAQFGTDEQRKLLPDMVGGELLGAYCLSEPQGGSDAAALTTRAVRDGDDYVLSGTKAWITHARVADFYNVFCRTGGPGPKGISCLLADRGTPGIAPQAAERTMGLRSSPVAQVAFDDARVPADRLIGGEGMGFTIAMSALDSGRLGIAACAVGLAQAALDYAVGYAGQRQQFGRAIIDFQGLGFTLADHATQISAARALLLSAARLRDAGRPYSIEAAKAKLFATDVAMRVTTDAVQVLGGAGYVTDHPVERYMREAKVLQIVEGTNQIQRLVISRGLAGR
- a CDS encoding CsbD family protein codes for the protein MSFTDKARNKVEELTGAARRRIGDMTDNERMRSQGSTQQGEARAKQVGEHAKQSGRTMKDAATR
- a CDS encoding M24 family metallopeptidase, with the translated sequence MGDEELYPPARLAAAQRATAAAGLDALLLSPGADLRYLTGYDAHAGERLTLLVLPAHGEPTLVVPALERPAAEASPAPATGVRIVDHADGTDPYPLVTAALGGPAGAVGLADRMWAEQVLALRAALPGTSQRLASEVVRELRIRKSPAEVAALAEAGAAIDAVHARMGRWLRPGRTEAEVATDIAAAIRATGHVTVDFVIVAAGPNGASPHHGTSDRPIGPGEPVVVDIGGTMPSGYRSDCTRTYVAGGPAPAEFDDLYAVLHAAQRAAVAAVRPGVTAEAVDAAARDVIAAAGHGDAFLHRTGHGIGLDGHEEPYLVAGNARPLEPGMAFSVEPGIYLAGRYGARIEDIVVCTADGGQRLNTTPTELIAL